A window of Leptolyngbya sp. FACHB-261 genomic DNA:
CGACCTGGGCAGACGTGTTGAACCGGGCGAACCTGGGGATGGAAGTGATGCACGAGCGCAACGCTCACAACTTCCCGCTTGACTTGGCTGCTGGCGAAGCAACCCCGGTTGCTCTGACCGCTCCCGCCATCAACGGCTAATTAGTCCAGGCTAGTTAATCAAAAAGCGCTCTCCAATGGAGAGCGCTTTTTGACGTTCTTTCTAACCTTCTTTTCGACCTCTTTCTTCATAGGGCTTCATAGGGGTTTCCGCACTGGTGTTTTTTGCGTTTAGTCGAGCAATCCAGTTTGAATTCCAACCCTTTGACTGATTCAGGAGTAGCAATTTCCGACTTGTAAGCCGACTCCAGTGCTACGGTATGATGGACGCTTCTTGGCCTTCCTAACTCGGTGTACATCAAGCGACTGGAACTGACCCGCTTCAAGTCTTTTGGTAGTACGACGGTGATCCCGCTGCTACCAGGATTCACTGTCGTTTCTGGGCCTAATGGTTCTGGGAAGTCCAATATTTTAGACGCCTTGCTATTTGCTCTGGGACTAGCAGGTTCCAAGGGTATGCGGGCTGAACGCTTGCCAGATCTAGTCAACAACAGCCAAAAGTCGCGCAGCACAGTCGAGGCAAGCGTTAAAGTCACTTTTGACTTAGAAGACGGCAACGATGGAGAGTGGAGTGTCACTCGCAAACTGCGTGTCACGCCGCAGGGCACTTACACCTCTACCTATGCCATTAATGACGTTCCCTGTACCTTAACTGAGCTGCACGAACAGTTAGCAGAGCACCGCATTTACCCTGAGGGGTACAACATCGTGCTGCAGGGGGACGTCACCAGCATTATCTCGATGAGTTCGCGGGAGCGGCGGCAAATTATTGATGAGCTCGCCGGAGTGGCCGCCTTCGACCGCAAAATCGACCAGGCTAAGGAGAAACTGGACGCCGTTAAAGAGCGCGAAGACCGTTTTCGCATCGTTGAAAAAGAACTAATTGCCCAGCGCGATCGCCTTGCACAGGATCGCATTAAAGCCGAAAAATATCGAAAGCTCCGAGCTGAAATTCAGGCTATGGAGCAATGGGAGGTTGTTCTTAACGGCAGACAACTACAGCGACAGCAAACCCAACTGCGAGAGCAAATCCGAAGCTGTGAGCAAAACCGGACTGAGCTCAGTACTCAGTTAGCAGAGTTAACTATTAATATTGCTCGCGCCAGCGCTGAACTAGAGCATGCCAATCAGCGGGTTAAAGCTCTGGGCGAAGATGAGCAACTGGCACTACAGTCTCAGAAAGCGACACGTGAGGCAGAACTGCGAGCTGTGACGCGCTCTGCTCAGGAGTTGTCTCAAGCGCAGAAAACCGATCAAAATACACTGATTCACCTGCAAGGCGAGGTTCAGGAACACCACGGCTCTCTGGAGCGGCTCAATGACCAGTTCCGCGGTCAGATTGAGCAAATTGAGCAGCTAGTTGCCCGGCAACAGCATCAACAGCAATTGCTGGCCCGGTCCCGCGAATCGCTTCAGACCATTGCTGAATCTTCGAATACCTCGGTGCAGCAGCAAACTCAGCTGCGCCACCAGATCGATACCCTGCTGAGTACGCTCGACCCACAGCGCCAAGAGCAAACTCGCTTGCGAGAGCGACTGAGCCAGCTTGAACGCCAGATTCAGGACCAGAAGACGGAATTAGCTCGTCTAGATAACGACTTGATTGAGCGGCAGAACTTGCTCAGGGAAAAGCAAGCTGAATCAACCGATCAGCAAGAACGGGTCCAGTCTTTAGCGCAATCCTTGACAACGGCGCAGCAAGAAGGGCAGACCCAGCAGGCGACTCGCGACCGGCTGAGCGAAGAGCAAACTAACCGCCAACGGCAGTTGGACCGCATCGAAGCTCGGGCACAAGCTATCCAAGAAGTGCAGGGAACTTACGCCACGCGGTTGATTCTGCAGATGGAGTTACCTGGGGTTTGTGGGTTAGTAGCTCAACTCGGTCAGGTCGATCCGCATTATCAGTTAGCTCTCTCGATTGCAGCAGGTGCGCGTTTGGGCCACCTAGTTGTGGAAGATGACGGTGTGGCAGCGGCTGGGATCGAACTGCTCAGGCGGGAAAAAGCAGGTCGCCTCACCTTTTTGCCCCTCAACCGCATCCAGCCCGCTCGCTCGCTCCCCCGCTTGCAGGCAAACGGAGCTATCGACTACGCGCTCAACCTGATTCAATTTGATGAGCGTTACATTGATGTGTTTGCTTATGTGTTCGGCAACACAGTTGTCTTTGAGCATTTGAGTGACGCCCGACGCTACCTCAACCAATACCGCATGGTCACGATAGACGGGGAGTTGCTAGAAAGCTCTGGCGCAATGACCGGCGGTAGCGCGCAGAAGAACAGCCTTCAGTTTGGTACAGGCTCCCCAGCAGAATCAGATGAGGCAAAAGCCCTCAAGGAACGCCTTCAGGAAATTGAACGCTTGCTCAAGCTGATCAACCAGAAGATCCAGGTGGCTCAAGCCAACATGACGCACCAGAGCGAGCAACTGGCTGAATCTCGCGCTCGCCATCGGGATGCTCACTCCCAGATTGATCCTCTCACTCAAGCGATTGCCAGCCTTAACGGTCAGCGCGACCGCTTACGGCAAAACCTAGAGTCAAATCAGCAAGAACTCCAGGCCAGCCGTCAGCGGTTGAGTGAATTAGACCAGAACTTACCCGTTCAGGAAGCCGATTTGCAAATCCTGCGTCAAGAACTGGGTCTGTTGGAGCAGTCTCAAGACCACAGTGAGTGGCAGCAGGCTCAAGCGGCAGTTAGCGAGCAGGAAGTGCGGCTGGCAGAACTGGACGTGAACTTGCGCAGCGCCCGTGATCGCCAGAGTGATGCCACAACTCAAGCTCAAGTGCTTCAGGAAAAGATTAAGCAAAGCGAAGCCCGGATTCAGGAGTGCCGGCGTCGCCAAACTGACCAGCTCAACCAGCAAACTCAGCTGACCCAGCAACGGCAGCAGTTGGAAGCCACTCTGGCTCAGCTGCAACAACAACTGGCCACGTTAGAGGTGCAGCTAGGCTCCGAAAAACAGCTGCGAGATCGCCTAGAACGCCAGTTGCGCGAGCAGACCAATGCCCGCCAGGAATTGGAGTGGCAATTGAGCCGGCTCCAAGAGCGTCAGCAGGAAGCGCAGCAACAGCTCGAAAGCGTCCAGACCAGTTTGCAAGAGTACAGCCAGAACTTGCCCGATCCCGAACCTGAAGTTCCTGCCGATCTCACTTTAGAACAGCTGGCTTCTGAGTTACGCAGCCGCACTCGTCGCTTGCAGGCTATGGAGCCAGTCAACATGCTGGCGATTGAAGAATACAACCGCACCCAGGAGCGCTTGGACGACCTCAGCCAGAAGCTAACTACGCTTGAAGAGGAGCGTACCGAACTGCTGCTGCGGATTGAGAATTTCACTACGCTACGCCTGTCAGCCTTTAAAGAGGCGTTTGATGCAGTAGACAAGAACTTCCAGGTGATCTTTGCCGAACTCTCAGACGGTGACGGTCATTTGCAGCTCGAAAACGTAGCCGATCCTTTTGCGGGAGGTCTCAATCTGGTTGCTCATCCCAAAGGCAAACCGGTGCAGCGCTTAGCCTCTATGTCAGGGGGCGAAAAATCGCTAACAGCCCTCAGTTTCATTTTTGCCCTGCAGCTCTATCGGCCCTCCCCGTTCTACTCCTTTGATGAGGTAGATATGTTCCTGGATGGGTCGAATGTAGAGCGATTGTCTAGAATGGTAAGGAAGCAGGCAGATTCCGCCCAGTTCATTGTGGTTAGCCTGCGGCGACCTATGATTGAGGCGGCTGAACGCACAATTGGGGTCACGCAAGCGCGAGGTGCTCATACACAAGTCCTAGGCTTGAAGCTGCGCTCTGGCTAGCAAGATGTGACAGCATGGGTTGACGTCTCTACAAACCCGTGTCAGGAGCGCTCGTGTTATCGTCGTGATTGATGATTAGGCGAATAATCGCTCAGCATCGGTTGCGCCTCTCCTCAGTTTCGAGACTCTAGTTTCAAGATTGTTAATCGGCAATTCGGATTCAGTAGGACACAATGACAACGACATCTGAACCTGTTCGCCAGCGCTCGTCGATCCTGGGCACCCAGGTGATCAGCAAGGCAACCGCCCGACGGCTCGGCGTGGTTTCCCAGCTCTGGCTGGACATGGATCAGCGGCAGGTTGTAGCAGTCAGCGTGCGAGACAACCTGATTGCTGGAACGCCCCAATACATGTCTCTGTCCAGCATTGCGCTGCTGGGACCCGATGCCATTCTGGTCGATAACGAAGATGTCTTTGAAGACATCAACGTTGATGCTTACACCAGTCTGATTGGCAGTGAAGTCGTCACCGAGACTGGGGAACTGCTCGGTAAGGTGCGTGACTTCAAGTTTGACCCAGGCAACGGTGAGATCTTTCAGCTCATTCTGTCCTCGCTGGGTATTCCCCTAATTCCCTCTCAAGTGGTTAGCACCTACGAGTTGGATGTCAATGAGATCATCGCTGTAGGCCGAGATCGCATCATTGTCACTGAAGGCATGGAAGAGCGTCTGACCCAGCTGACCGTGGGCATTCTTGAGCGTCTGGGCATCGGCAAGCCACCCTGGGAGCGGGATGAAGATTACATCTCGACCGTTGATCCCAATGACATGCTGGGCACTGGCTCCAGCCGTCCCTCTACCGCTCGCACCGTAACCACTCGGGCCAGTGAGGATATGTGGGATGACGACAACTGGTCTAAATCCCGCCCTGCTGCCCGCCGTAAAGCTCCAGAACCCTACTACGACGAAGAGCTAGAGGAAGCTGATAACTGGTCGGACGAAGCTGAGGAATACGAAGAACCTTACGAAGAAGACAACCGTTACCGCCGCGACAACGAGGATGCTTGGTCCGACGAAGAACCTTACGAAGCGCCTCGAGTCAACATTCCCCAGAAGCAGCGCCAGCCCGAGTACGAAGAAGAGAAAGACTACTAGGCTCCCCACCCAAGGTGAAGCCCCTTCTGGTCCATAGCTCGTGAGTCCCTATCGCTGGCTAAGCCGCTCTCTGGCGACCTTAAAGCAAGCGGGTTGGTATCGCTCTGTACAACCTGCCACTGGTCGGGCAGGGTCAGTCGTTGAGCTGGACGGGCAACAGTTGCTCAACTTTGCTAGCAACAACTACCTGGGATTGGCAGGCGATGAGCGCTTGATTGAGGCAGCAGTGCTTGCCACCCGTACCTACGGCACTGGCAGCACTGGCTCGCGGTTACTGACCGGCCATCTGGAGCTACATCGGCAACTCGAACAAGCACTAGCGCGGCTCAAGCAGACCGAGGACGCTCTGGTCTTCAGTTCTGGTTACAGCGCCAACTTGGGAACGATCACAGCCCTGGTTGGTCAGCGTGATCTGGTGCTCTCAGATGCTTACAACCACTCCAGCCTCAAGAATGGTGCGATCCTAAGCGGCGCAACGGTCCTAGACTACGCCCACCTTGACTTGGCTGACTTGGGCCAAAAGTTAGCGCAGCATCGCCAGTCCTATCGTCGCTGCTTGCTTCTGAGTGACAGTGTGTTCAGCATGGACGGTGATTTGTGCCCTTTGCCAGCGCTATTGGATCTGGGAGACACTTACGATTGCATGCTCCTACTGGACGAGGCTCACGGCACGGGTGTTCTAGGAGCGCATGGAGCTGGGTTAGTTGAGCAGGCAGGTTGTACTGGTCGGCCTTTGGTGCAGGTAGGGACACTTAGCAAAGCTCTGGGTAGCCTAGGTGGCTATGTCGCCGGTTCAGCAGAGTTAATCGACTTTCTGCGCAATCGTGCTCCCAGTTGGATCTACACCACAGCCCTGTCACCAGCTGACACTGCCGCTGCCTTGAAGGCTGTAGAAATTGTGCAGGCTGAGCCAGAGCGCCGCGCCCAGCTATGGAGCAACGTTACCTTTCTGCGCCAGGCGCTCTCTGGTCTCGATCTACTGCCTTCTGAATCGCCAATTCTCTGTGTCCGAAGCGGTGACATTCCGCAAACCTTACAACTCGCTCAAGCCTTGAGACAGGCTGGGATTTTTGCGCCTGCTATCCGTCCACCGACCGTACCAACCAGTCGGATTCGACTAACTGTAATGGCAACGCATACACAAACGGATCTAAGAAACCTGGCTCAAGTGTTACAAAGCTATGCCGAGGTATCCACAGATTCATCTTTACCTACAAATGTTTACTAGGATGATTGCTAGTGGATCTGCTTCCCTGCGGCCTGTCTAAAACCTGTTCAAAGTGTCTGCTTTTTATCAGCACAGCCTTGACCACGTTCTTTGCCTGATTCGACTCTCGACTCATTACCGTGGCTGGCTCTGTCGATTTCTATTCCTGCTGACATGCTTCAAGATACCCAGACGATTCGCCACTATCAGAGACTCACTGATGATCTCGCAGAGCTTTGGAGCCGGGGCTACCGGACCGATGAACTGCGCCTGTTCACCAATGGCTATCTAGCAGCTCTGCGCACTTCCAATGTGGTAGAGCCCTACGCTATTCATCGTTTAGAAGAAGAGGCATTACGCTTCCTCTACGACTCGTCGAACTTCGCCATTCCCGAGCCGGAACGGGACTACGATCTGCCCTGATCCTGGTTTGGAGTTGCCTTAGACCTTAGACCTTAGACCTGGCCTAGTGTTCGTCTGCCTTCAGCTGAGCCAAAGGTCAGGCTTATAGGCTCTGAGCAAGAAGTTCGGTTCCCCGAACCTTAGCTGCTGTTTGCCCCAACCCTTAAGAAAACCGTTTCTTGATAGGCTGGAGATAAATGAGCAGCTAATTCTGCTCCTTGTTTATTTGGTGCTGCTTTGCATGACCGAATTACCTTCTGCTTTAGGGCTAGACTCAGGCAATCCTGCCTCGGCCCCTCGCACCTTTGATCTTGACGCACTGAATACTCAGTTTGATCAAGCTCATCCCCGTGACATTTTACGTTGGAGCACCGAGAACCTAAGCCACTTAGTGCAGGTGACCTCCTTTGCAGACAGTGGCATGGTGATCCTCGATCTGCTGGACCAGTTAGGGGCTCAGTTGCCTGTCCTGTTTATCGATACCCTACATCATTTTCCGGAGACTCTAGCGCACGTCGAGCGTGTTAGACAACACTACCGCCTAGACCTTCACATCGCCCATCCTGAGCCCTCCGATCGCAAGGCCTTTGAGGCTCGCTACGGGGAACGTCTTTGGGAACAAGACCTGGAGCAATATCAGGTAGTTACGAAGGTGTTGCCTTTTAAGCAAGCCCTAGCCGATCTCCAAGTGAAGGCTTGGATAAACGGACGGCGACGCGACCAAGCAACCACTCGCACCCAGCTCCCCGTGTTTGAGTGGCATGGTGAACGGCTAAAAGTGAACCCCTTGGTTCACTGGACCAAGAAAGAGGTTTGGAACTATCTCTTGGAGCATAACGTTCCCTACAATCCTCTCCACGACCAGGGCTACAGCAGCATTGGCGACCAACCGTTGACAACGGCAGTTCAGGTTGGTGAGGACGAGCGTGCTGGTCGTTGGCGGGGAATGGGCAAGGTTGAGTGCGGCATTCACGTTCTCTAGGTTGCCTCTGGGCTTCAGACACGAACTATTAGGAAAAACCAGATAGTTTTAGGTGATAAGTACAGATTGGGGCCAAGGTCTAAAGGCTAGAGGACGATAGGCCAACTGATGCCGATGGATTAGTGGTGCTCGCCTGTAACAGTTCTTCGATCTGGGCTAGGGCGGTTCGCGCCTCACGCGCATGACCTAGAAGGGTCTTAGCCATAGTCACATTTTCGGCAGCCGCTTGCTCAGTAATATCGCTGCGGTGCTGAATGCGGTCTTGGAGGCGCTGGAGTTGCTGATTCAGCTCATCAACCCGATCCACAAGTGCTCGGATCTCTTTGGCAATGCGAGCAAATGCCTGACCGCTGACTCCTGCTCGGTGGGCTTCTACTGCTGATGTGAATGCCAGCAAGCGAATGTGGCCAGATAGACTGCTCAAGGAATCAGTGACGACCCGCAGCTCCTGCACCTCCTGCCCAAAAGATTGGCTATTCGCTAGAATGCGCCGGGTCCGTCGGTGCACTGACTTAACCCCAGCAAAGGTTGCTTGAAAGACCCGTTCGCCCTTCTGGACTAGTTGGCGGGTGGTGTCCAACAGAGAGTGTTGACGAACCACGACGTGGTGAGTCTTAGCCATCACCTCAGCCTGTTGCTGTTGCAAAATCTGGCGATGATAGCTGACTTCTGCCTGACATTGCTCCAAACGGCTGCTATGGTCTCGGACGCGGTTTCGTTCTTCTTGCAGTGAGTGCAGGTAGGCACTAATCTGAGCTTTTTGATGATAGAGGGACTGGGCAGCCTGTTCCTGCACCTGGACCTGAGCTAGCAGCAAGGTTGGCAGATCCAGAAGCGACCAGCCTTGGTCACAGGTTACAACCAGTGGCTCGTGAGCTAACTCGGCAGCACGGGTTAAGGCCTTGTGCATAGCTTCAGCAACCGTCGCCGTCCAGGGTAGCTGGAGATAAGTCGTTCGTGCTTGCTCAAATAAGACCCGAATGGGACGTTTCAAGAATAAATCCAGGCCATAGGGTCTGCTGAGCTGCTCCAAAAACCGCCGCCGTGACACCATCCCCAATAACTTGCCCGCCTCCACAAGGATGACCCCGGGCAGTAGAGGGTCTTCCTCAAAGCGACGAGCGACTAACTTGCAAATCGTCGAGCTGTCTACCTCAAACCGGTGAAGCGCGAGCTGCCTGAGCCGCAGATCTAGCTCTGGTGTTAGCGCAGATAACTCTGGATCTAGCTCCAGATTGGTTAAAACATCTGTCTGAAGTTGAGCGTTTATGTCTACATCCGCTTCAAAGATCAATCGTCCCATCCCCTAAGCTTCACCTGTGCTCTTTAGCACACTGACAGTTTCAGATGCCCAATGCTTACATCACGGAAGGTTACAGAGCCAAACAGCACCCAAAGATCGCTTTCTGTCGAAGATGCGGCGCAGGAGGGGCATCAAAAGGCGGTTAGAAGCCTGCGCTCACTGGATAAACCTGGCTGATCGAGAACGAGGTCAGATCAGGGAACAACAAACTGTGAACATTTTAACCACATCTGCCGAGGTGCCATGAAATTTTGTCTCAGAAATCCTGATAGTCGACCGAGGGGCTGGAAGGGTATAGATTAGTGCCGACCCTGGCAGCCTTGCGGGAATTGCATTAAGATTCGGGCAGGGTGCTCGGTCGGGACAGCGATAAGGCTAGCTCTAAAAAGCTTTTTGTATGACGGACTGCGAATGGATGTAAACGGCTCTGATCCCAGAGACGCTTCGCTCTATGCGGTGCCCCACCGTCCCCCGATCATTAACAGCGCTCAAGAACTGCGCTCTGCTCAGAAACTGGGGTTGTCGCTGCGCGGGGCTATTGCTCGCAATATTGACTTAAGTTGGGCTCTACTCGACCAGCTTCGGGTACCCGGTGGAGACTTCCAAGGCGCGAATCTGCGCGGCGTTTCTCTGGGTGCTGCTGATTTACGCTTAGCTGACCTTAGCCTAGTGCGATTGGAGCAAGCTAATTTAGCAGGCGCCGATTTGTGGGGGGCAGACTGCTCTGGGGCGCAGGCCCAAGCAGTGAATCTGCAAACCGCGCGGCTAATTCAATCTCGCTGGTTACAGGCCAATCTGCGTAGCGCCCGTTTCGATGGGGCCGACTGTACCAAGATTGACTTGAGTGGGGCTGATTGTCTGCGAGCAAGGTTTGAGAAAACTTGTTTACAACGCGCATTGCTGCGTGGCACTTTTTTAGGAGCCTGTAGCTTACAGGGGGCTGATCTTAGGGGAGCCAATCTCGCCGGGGCCAATCTCAGTGGGGCTAATTTAACCGGTGCGGTGATCACTGACGCTGACTTTTCCGAGGTGCAATTAGAGCCGAAAACACGACAGTATTTATTGAGTATTGCAAGTGGTATTCATCCGCTTAGCGGTCGCTCAACGCATGAGACTTTGCAGCCTAACCGCAAGAGTTTTCTGTTTTTCTGGCGGCGTTAACCTTGCTGCGGTCTCCTGGCTTTCCGCCTGCTAAAAAATGGAAACTTTAACAATCGGAGCATCAAATAAAAGCCAAAAAAGCAGTAACATCCCTGATACTAAATGTTGATAGCCAGAGACAAATTAACAGTCATTCTTGCGTAAAGCATTAATAAAACTGGCTATCATTCGTTAGATATAAGACTTTAGCTACACTTCAGAATCGAGTTCATCTTTAGATTCATACTTAGATATAACCTGCGAAGGATACCTCAGCAAGTTTAATTCCCCTATGCTGACCTCGTTGCTTTAAAAATTGAGGGATTAAAAAGATGGATGCTGCGCCTCATTTTCCATTCGCCGCTACACTGCTGTACGTTGTTGGTTTTATCGCTGCTGTAACTTTCGGCTCAATCGCCTGGTACAACTCTAAGCGCCCTGTAGGCTGGGAGAACAAGGACCGCCCAGACATCGTGCCAGAAGTGAAAACAGAAGAAAATCCTGGTATTGGCGAACCGAATTCCTAACTTTGAAACTGCGCGGATCGTTGCCTTGGCTCGCCTGAATTTTGAGAAGGCACCACAATAGAGGCAGCGATCCGTCAGGGAGTTTTTACCTTCGTGCTTTCCGGCCTCACTCAAACTAGTGCCCGTCAGCGGGAAATTGCTGAAGTTGTTCTGCGCAATGGCTGGGGCTACATGCGCCGCCTACTCACAGGGGGCAAGCCTGATGAACCCCGCCTGCCGACCCCCCGTATCCTGCGCAATATTCTGGTCGAATTAGGACCTGCTTTCGTCAAATTAGGGCAGCTACTCAGCACTAGACCTGATCTGCTGTCGCCTGAATACATCACAGAATTAAGCACCCTGCAAGATGAGGTGCCGCCAGTGGCTTGGGAGGAAGTGGAGATTGTACTGCGCTCCAGCCTGCCCCGACCTCTGGAGGAAGTCTTCGCTGAGGTCTCTGCTATCCCGGTTGCCGCTGGTTCGATTGCCCAAATCCACCGTGCCCGTTTAGCGGGTCCAGAAGGGCGGGAAGTAGCGCTCAAGATCCAGCGCCCTGGGATTGAAGCAATTGTGCGGCAAGACATGCAGCTATTGCAAAGCATTGCAGAGTTGGTTTCCCGCACTGATTTTGGTCAGTACTACGATTTGGTGAGTTTGGCTGAGGAATTTAGTACTGCATTGCAAGCGGAACTGGATTTTACGGAAGAAGGCCAGTCTACCGAGCAGCTACGCGATAGCTTACAAAATACGGACCTGATTGATAGTAAGCAATTAATCGTTCCTGAGATTATTTGGGAACTGACTTCGCAACGCCTGTTAGTAATGCAATGGCTCTCTGGTGAGCCTGTTTTGGCTCACGACCGAGGACCAGCGGGGGGACCCATTGCAGTCATGCTGGTAAGAGCCTTCTTTCAGCAAATTTACATTGATGGCTTCTTTCACGCCGACCCTCACCCTGGCAACATTTTCTACCTTCAAGACGGCCGAATTGCTTTAATTGATTGCGGTATGGTTGGTCGCCTAGACCCTCGCACTCAGCAACTCCTGACTCAGCAAATGCTGGCAATTGTCAATTTAGATGCGCGGCGCTGTAGCCAAATTATTTTGGAGCTGGGGGAACCGACCAAGCGGTTGAATCTTGTGCAGTTAGAGCGCGATTACGATCGGCTACTGCGTCGCTACTACAACCGCAGCCTATCTCAAATCAACTTTGCACAATTGTTTTACGAAGTGCTGCGTTCCACCCGCAAAAATGGGGTGCGCGTCCCTGGCAACATGGGGCTCTATGTCAAAACTCTGGCTAATCTTGAAGGCGTTGCCCGTAGTCTAGACCCAGAGTTTAATTTGATGGGCGAAGTGCGTCCACTGGTGGCCGATCTGTTCCGGCGGCAGCTGATTGGCAGCACGCCTCTGCAGGATCTAATGATGACGGCTCTTGATTTGAAATCGTTATCCCTGGAGTCCCCCCGCCAGATTGAGACGCTGCTCGACCGGCTGGCCACGGAAAATCTGCAGTGGAATGTAGCTCTGCGGGGCCTAGACCCGTTACGGCGCAGCCTGGATGATTCAGCTAACCGGCTCTCTTTTAGTGTGCTGGTGGGCTCGTTGATTTTGGGAGCTGCAATTATTTCCAGTAGTGATATCGGTGGCCAAACACCGGTGCCCTTGGTTTGGATCAGTAGTGTGTTGTTCGCTACCGCCAGCTTTCTAGGTTTATGGCTGATAGTTAGCATTTTGCGCTCAGGAAGATTACGCTAGAGCTCTTGCCTTCCAGGTAGCAAATAATACTTTCTACGGTTTTGGATGAACGCTCACTTGTGCTGGTTTTCCGGTTCCAGACTCGATTCACAGG
This region includes:
- a CDS encoding AarF/ABC1/UbiB kinase family protein, encoding MLSGLTQTSARQREIAEVVLRNGWGYMRRLLTGGKPDEPRLPTPRILRNILVELGPAFVKLGQLLSTRPDLLSPEYITELSTLQDEVPPVAWEEVEIVLRSSLPRPLEEVFAEVSAIPVAAGSIAQIHRARLAGPEGREVALKIQRPGIEAIVRQDMQLLQSIAELVSRTDFGQYYDLVSLAEEFSTALQAELDFTEEGQSTEQLRDSLQNTDLIDSKQLIVPEIIWELTSQRLLVMQWLSGEPVLAHDRGPAGGPIAVMLVRAFFQQIYIDGFFHADPHPGNIFYLQDGRIALIDCGMVGRLDPRTQQLLTQQMLAIVNLDARRCSQIILELGEPTKRLNLVQLERDYDRLLRRYYNRSLSQINFAQLFYEVLRSTRKNGVRVPGNMGLYVKTLANLEGVARSLDPEFNLMGEVRPLVADLFRRQLIGSTPLQDLMMTALDLKSLSLESPRQIETLLDRLATENLQWNVALRGLDPLRRSLDDSANRLSFSVLVGSLILGAAIISSSDIGGQTPVPLVWISSVLFATASFLGLWLIVSILRSGRLR